A DNA window from Maribellus comscasis contains the following coding sequences:
- a CDS encoding GyrI-like domain-containing protein yields the protein MKKIDFKKEYKELFRQSDKKVSYIVSPELNYLTIEGKGHPEKNTGFEQKIGALYGVAYTLKFMFKNPDFQPPEYFDFVIPPMETFWYMNDCDGFDVNRPNDWRWTLLLMQAGYITPPHIEHAKNELIKKGKTNDFTKDLQLKKIKEEKAVQLLHIGPYNQVGETVEKLMKELESKGLEPYGKYREIYLNDSRRVPPEKLKTICRLPFRESL from the coding sequence ATGAAAAAAATAGATTTCAAAAAAGAATACAAAGAACTGTTCCGTCAATCAGATAAAAAAGTATCGTATATTGTTTCACCTGAGTTAAATTACCTAACAATTGAAGGGAAAGGACATCCGGAGAAAAACACCGGATTTGAACAAAAAATCGGCGCACTTTACGGTGTTGCTTACACATTAAAATTCATGTTTAAGAATCCGGACTTTCAACCACCCGAATATTTTGACTTTGTAATTCCCCCAATGGAGACCTTCTGGTATATGAATGACTGTGATGGTTTTGATGTCAATCGCCCGAATGACTGGCGCTGGACATTGTTGCTGATGCAGGCAGGTTACATAACTCCCCCACACATTGAACACGCCAAAAATGAATTGATAAAAAAGGGAAAAACAAATGATTTTACAAAAGATTTACAACTCAAAAAAATAAAAGAAGAAAAGGCTGTTCAGCTTTTGCATATCGGGCCTTATAACCAGGTGGGCGAAACAGTGGAAAAACTGATGAAAGAGCTGGAATCAAAAGGGCTGGAACCTTACGGTAAATATCGGGAAATTTATTTAAATGATTCCCGCAGGGTTCCGCCTGAAAAGCTAAAGACCATTTGCCGCTTACCTTTCCGGGAGAGCCTTTGA
- a CDS encoding globin, with protein sequence MEFIISKYTPGNRPDVQLPSSKMFSMLGEEGIRELVFEHYDLLAKSSIKDLFPQDKAGLEKAKKNSSDFFIQVCGGPMYFTKHRGKPMLYKRHLPHKITAEAREVWLNCYKTALGKRNLPEDVLQSFWHYLDIFSIWMVNA encoded by the coding sequence ATGGAATTTATCATTTCAAAATATACTCCGGGTAACCGTCCTGATGTTCAACTGCCTTCTTCAAAAATGTTTTCCATGTTAGGCGAGGAAGGAATTCGCGAATTGGTATTCGAGCATTATGATCTTCTTGCAAAAAGTTCAATAAAAGACCTTTTCCCCCAGGATAAAGCAGGTCTTGAGAAAGCAAAAAAAAATTCATCCGATTTTTTTATTCAGGTATGTGGCGGGCCAATGTATTTTACAAAACACCGGGGAAAACCCATGCTGTACAAACGGCACCTGCCCCATAAAATTACAGCTGAAGCACGGGAAGTTTGGCTCAATTGTTATAAAACAGCACTCGGGAAACGTAATTTACCGGAAGATGTTTTACAATCATTCTGGCATTATCTGGACATT